A stretch of the Thermus thermophilus genome encodes the following:
- a CDS encoding M23 family metallopeptidase produces MKRRPVRYTLLLARSGGGSRALTFPGWAFGLFLAFLALWTGVNLYLWHRAREVRALEARLYALSQEARRLSLALEAEKAKNGVLSQEAERTKKELEALKEAINELRRRAGLSPINALPVRYQEGGQGGGAMEGWRAVRVEVLDLKAQLAELAPALERTLEVERSLPAGLPLRGHGGVTSYFGYRKNPFGPGVEFHDGLDFSAPYGAPVYATGSGVVVQAGWMGAYGLAVVVDHARGYQTLYGHLSRLAVRPGQRVARGELLGFVGSTGRSTGPHLHYGVYRYGTPVDPRAYLDPTWYTR; encoded by the coding sequence ATGAAAAGGCGGCCTGTCCGGTACACCCTCCTCCTTGCCCGAAGCGGTGGGGGGAGCCGGGCCCTCACCTTTCCCGGCTGGGCCTTTGGCCTCTTCCTGGCCTTCCTCGCCCTCTGGACGGGGGTGAACCTCTACCTCTGGCACCGGGCCCGGGAGGTGCGGGCCCTCGAGGCCAGGCTCTACGCCCTCTCCCAAGAGGCGAGGCGGCTTTCCCTGGCCCTGGAGGCGGAGAAGGCCAAAAACGGGGTCCTCTCCCAGGAGGCGGAGCGCACCAAGAAGGAGCTTGAGGCCCTCAAGGAGGCCATCAACGAGCTCCGCCGCCGCGCCGGGCTTTCCCCCATCAACGCCCTCCCCGTCCGCTACCAGGAGGGCGGGCAAGGGGGCGGGGCCATGGAGGGGTGGAGGGCGGTGCGGGTGGAGGTTTTGGACCTGAAGGCCCAGCTCGCCGAGCTCGCCCCCGCCTTGGAGCGGACCCTGGAGGTGGAGCGAAGCCTCCCCGCCGGCCTTCCCCTCCGGGGGCACGGGGGGGTCACCTCCTACTTCGGCTACCGCAAAAACCCCTTCGGCCCCGGTGTGGAGTTCCACGACGGCCTGGACTTTTCCGCCCCCTACGGGGCCCCCGTCTACGCCACGGGGAGTGGGGTGGTGGTCCAGGCAGGGTGGATGGGGGCCTATGGCCTCGCCGTGGTGGTGGACCACGCCCGGGGCTACCAGACCCTCTACGGCCACCTCTCCCGCTTGGCCGTCCGCCCAGGCCAGCGGGTGGCCCGGGGCGAGCTATTGGGCTTTGTGGGCTCCACGGGCCGGTCCACGGGTCCCCACCTCCACTACGGCGTCTACCGCTACGGGACGCCGGTGGACCCCAGGGCCTACCTGGACCCCACCTGGTACACCCGGTAG
- a CDS encoding thymidine phosphorylase, whose amino-acid sequence MNPVAFIREKREGGKHRREDLEAFLLGYLRDEVPDYQVSAWLMAAFLRGLDAEETLWLTEIMARSGKVLDLSGLPHPVDKHSSGGVGDKVSLVVGPILAASGCTFAKMSGRGLAHTGGTIDKLESVPGWRGEMTEAEFLERARRVGLVIAAQSPDLAPLDGKLYALRDVTATVESVPLIASSIMSKKLAAGARSLVLDVKVGRGAFMKTLEEARLLAKTMVAIGQGAGRRVRALLTSMEAPLGRAVGNALEVREAIRALKGEGPGDLLEVALALAEEALKLEGLDPALARKALESGAALEKFRAFLEAQGGDPRVVEDFSLLPLAEEHPLLAEEEGVVREVDAYKVGLAVLALGGGRRRKGEAIDHGVGVYLLKKPGDRVERGEALALVYHRRRGLEEALGHLREAYALGEEAHPAPLVLEAI is encoded by the coding sequence ATGAACCCCGTGGCCTTCATCCGGGAGAAGCGGGAAGGAGGCAAGCACCGCCGGGAGGACCTCGAGGCCTTCCTCCTCGGCTACCTGCGGGACGAGGTGCCGGACTACCAGGTTTCCGCCTGGCTCATGGCGGCCTTTCTGCGGGGCCTGGACGCCGAGGAGACCCTCTGGCTCACCGAGATCATGGCCCGCTCGGGGAAGGTCCTGGACCTCTCCGGCCTTCCCCACCCCGTGGACAAGCACTCCTCGGGGGGCGTGGGGGACAAGGTGAGCCTGGTGGTGGGGCCGATCCTCGCCGCAAGCGGGTGCACCTTCGCCAAGATGTCGGGCCGGGGCCTGGCCCACACCGGGGGGACCATAGACAAGCTGGAATCCGTCCCGGGCTGGCGGGGGGAGATGACGGAGGCGGAGTTTTTGGAGAGGGCCCGGAGGGTGGGCCTCGTCATCGCCGCCCAAAGCCCGGACCTCGCCCCCCTGGACGGGAAGCTTTACGCCCTCCGCGACGTGACCGCCACGGTGGAGAGCGTGCCCTTGATCGCGAGCTCCATCATGAGCAAAAAGCTCGCCGCCGGGGCGCGGAGCCTCGTCTTGGACGTGAAGGTGGGCCGGGGGGCCTTCATGAAGACCCTGGAGGAGGCGAGGCTTCTCGCTAAGACCATGGTGGCCATCGGCCAGGGGGCGGGAAGGCGGGTGAGGGCCCTCCTCACCTCCATGGAGGCCCCCCTGGGGCGGGCGGTGGGAAACGCCCTGGAGGTGCGGGAGGCCATACGGGCCCTCAAGGGGGAAGGCCCCGGGGACCTTTTGGAGGTGGCCCTGGCCCTGGCGGAGGAGGCCCTAAAGCTTGAGGGCCTGGACCCCGCCCTCGCCCGGAAGGCCCTGGAGAGCGGGGCGGCCTTGGAGAAGTTCCGGGCCTTCCTCGAGGCCCAGGGGGGAGACCCTAGGGTGGTGGAGGACTTCTCCCTTCTTCCCCTCGCCGAAGAGCACCCCCTACTCGCCGAGGAGGAGGGCGTGGTGCGGGAGGTGGACGCCTACAAGGTGGGCCTCGCCGTCCTCGCCCTGGGCGGGGGGCGGAGGCGGAAGGGGGAGGCCATTGACCACGGGGTGGGGGTCTACCTGCTCAAGAAGCCCGGGGACCGGGTGGAACGGGGGGAGGCCTTGGCCCTGGTCTACCACCGGAGGCGGGGCCTGGAGGAGGCCCTTGGGCACCTGCGCGAGGCCTACGCCCTGGGGGAGGAGGCGCACCCCGCCCCCTTGGTCTTGGAGGCCATCTAG
- a CDS encoding Uma2 family endonuclease has translation MATRYRFGLEEYERLFRGVRGVELLGGEVYRMSPIGPKHAWSVARLTRLFTEALGDRAVVWPQNPIRIPPHSEPQPDLALLRPKSYGEGLPTPEDVLLLVEVAETSLEHDQGLKLSLYAQAGIPEVWILDLKENRLHVYRTPKAGVYTEHRILLPGEEAEPLAFPGVRIPWS, from the coding sequence ATGGCCACCCGGTACCGGTTCGGCCTGGAGGAGTACGAGAGGCTCTTCCGGGGGGTACGGGGCGTGGAGCTTTTGGGAGGGGAGGTCTACCGGATGAGCCCCATCGGCCCCAAGCACGCCTGGAGCGTGGCCCGGCTAACCCGGCTTTTCACGGAGGCCCTGGGGGATCGGGCCGTGGTCTGGCCGCAAAACCCCATCCGCATCCCCCCCCACTCCGAACCCCAGCCCGACCTGGCCCTCCTCCGGCCCAAAAGCTATGGGGAGGGGCTTCCCACCCCCGAGGACGTACTCCTCCTGGTGGAGGTGGCCGAAACGAGCCTAGAGCACGACCAGGGTCTTAAGCTTTCCCTCTACGCCCAGGCGGGCATCCCCGAGGTGTGGATCCTGGACCTCAAGGAAAACCGCCTCCACGTCTACCGCACCCCCAAGGCCGGGGTCTACACGGAGCACCGCATTCTCCTCCCCGGGGAGGAGGCGGAGCCTCTGGCCTTTCCCGGGGTGCGGATTCCCTGGAGCTAA
- the fba gene encoding class II fructose-1,6-bisphosphate aldolase produces the protein MLVTGLEILRKARAEGYGVGAFNTNNMEFTQAILEAAEEMRSPVILALSEGAMKYGGRALTRMVVALAQEARVPVAVHLDHGSSYESVLKALREGFTSVMIDKSHEDFETNVRETKRVVEAAHAVGVTVEAELGRLAGIEEHVAVDEKDALLTNPEEARIFMERTGADYLAVAIGTSHGAYKGKGRPFIDHPRLARIAELVPAPLVLHGASAVPQELVERFRAAGGEIGEAAGIHPEDIKKAISLGVAKINTDTDLRLAFTALIREALGKNPKEFDPRKYLGPAREAVKEVVKSRMELFGSVGRA, from the coding sequence ATGCTGGTAACGGGTCTAGAGATCTTGCGCAAGGCGCGGGCGGAAGGCTACGGGGTCGGGGCCTTCAACACCAACAACATGGAGTTCACCCAGGCCATCCTCGAGGCCGCCGAGGAAATGCGGAGCCCCGTGATCCTCGCCCTCTCCGAGGGGGCGATGAAGTACGGGGGCCGGGCCCTCACCCGCATGGTGGTGGCCTTGGCCCAGGAGGCCCGGGTGCCCGTGGCCGTGCACCTGGACCACGGCTCTAGCTACGAGAGCGTCCTCAAGGCCCTCAGGGAGGGCTTCACCAGCGTCATGATTGACAAGTCCCACGAGGACTTTGAGACGAACGTCCGGGAGACCAAGCGGGTGGTGGAGGCGGCCCACGCCGTGGGGGTCACGGTGGAGGCGGAGCTTGGGCGGCTTGCGGGGATTGAGGAGCACGTGGCCGTGGACGAGAAGGACGCCCTCCTCACCAACCCCGAGGAGGCCCGGATCTTCATGGAGCGCACGGGGGCCGACTACCTGGCGGTGGCCATCGGCACGAGCCACGGGGCCTACAAGGGGAAGGGGAGGCCCTTCATTGACCACCCCCGGCTTGCCCGCATCGCCGAGCTCGTCCCGGCCCCCCTCGTCCTCCACGGGGCAAGCGCCGTGCCCCAAGAGCTCGTGGAGCGCTTCCGGGCCGCAGGGGGCGAGATCGGGGAGGCCGCGGGCATCCACCCCGAGGACATCAAGAAGGCCATCTCCTTGGGCGTCGCCAAGATCAACACCGACACCGACCTGCGCCTCGCCTTCACCGCCCTCATCCGGGAGGCCCTGGGGAAAAACCCCAAGGAGTTTGACCCCAGGAAGTACCTGGGCCCCGCCCGGGAGGCGGTGAAGGAGGTGGTGAAAAGCCGCATGGAGCTCTTCGGCTCCGTGGGGCGGGCTTAA